The sequence TAAGGGTATCACTTCGGTTACGGCGATGCCGCCGGCGTTGCCGAATGATGCTTTGTCGCCCTCAGGGTCTCGGTCGATGATAGTGACCGCCGCTCCGCTTAGTAGCGCCTCGTAGGCGACACTCAGTCCGACAATGCCGGCGCCGACGACAATCACACTCATCCCAGCCATCTAATTTCTCTCTTCCAGCCACCAGATATGCATATTGGCAACTGTATCCAATCTACAACGCCTTGACAATTCTGGATCCAAGTGGTTTGTATTCAGATGCTCATTGGCCGGCTAGCGAACTTTCTGGGAGGAATGGCTTGGACGCCGAAAGAATTCACCGCGATGCGGTCATTATCGATGCCGTCGCCCCGCTTCTTGAGAAGAAGAGATATGTAGAGTCCTACAAAGCCGGCGGCGTTACCTGCGTGGCTCCGACTGTCAACGCCGGCGAAGGTTCTCCTGCCGCAGCGCTAAAGGAGATCGGCAGTTGGCTCCACTTTATACGGTCTAGGAAAGACCTGAGGCTGGTGCAAAAAGCATCTGACATCGACGCAGCCAAGCGCGATGGTCATGTCGGTATCCTATTCCATTTTCAGGGCACGGGACCGTTCGAGACAGATCTTAACCTCGTCGAAGCCTTCCAGGCGCTTGGCGTGCGGATGGTGCAGCTGACCTACAACAGGAAGGATTACGTCGGAGACGGATGCGAAGAAGAAATCGACGGCGGGCTTAGCAGGTTTGGCAAGGCTCTTGTACGCAGGCTGAATGAGAACAGGGTTATCGTCGATTGCACCCATACCGGCTACAAGACGACAATGGATGCCTTGTCGCTGACGACGAGACCTGCAGTCTTCTCTCATTCCAATTCTGCCGCGGTCTTTCCCAGCAAGAGAAACATCCAGGACGATCAAGCGAAGGCAGCAGCGGGAACGGGGGGGCTTGTCGCCGTGACCGCTGTCCCGCAATTCGTTGTGCCCACCGAAGGCGATGCGGCGCGTCCGTCGCTTGATGATCTAATTGCGCATATCGATCATTTCGTCGCGCTCATCGGCATCGATCACGTCGGCCTGGGGCTCGATTACTGGTGGGGAACTCTCCCGTTCTCCGACCTCGACACAGTGATCAGCCAGTGGGAGCAGGCTATCAGCGGGGGGTCTTGGAACCCGGAGGCCTACCCACGCCCACCCCACTACAACCCGCCTGAAATTGAAACGCCCGAAATGTTCCTAGGAATGACCGAGGGGCTTATTCGCCGTGGGTACAAGGAGGACGATGTCCGCAAGATACTGGGATTGAACTGGTTGCGTGTCTTCCGAGACGTCTGGGGAGAGTGATGGAAGACCTCCGGACGCCTGTACCTAAACTTCTCGCGGTGACTAAACAGCAGATGAGTCCTCCCATCCTTTCAGTTTCTCATTTGGTCACCTCCTTCCGTGTGGGAGGGCGCTGGAATCCCGTTGTGAATGACGTATCGTTCGAGATCGGCGCGGAGGAGACTGTCGCTGTCGTCGGCGAATCCGGATCCGGCAAGAGCGTGACTGCGCTCTCGATCATGCGGCTCAACCCCGAGCGCTTGAGCGAGATCAAAGGGTCAATCAAGCTCGAGGGTAAGGAACTGCTCACCCTGCCGGATGCCGAGATGCGCCGTATCCGCGGTAACGAAATCGCCATGATCTTCCAGGAACCAATGACTTCACTGAACCCGGTGCTGACCATTGGCTTTCAGATCGCCGAGGCACTGATTCTGCATCGTGGGCTATCACGGTCCGAAGCTGAGACAGAGAGCATTCGACTCTTGGATAAGGTGCGCATTCCCGCCGCGAAGGCGCGCTTGCACGAATATCCAGATCGCTTCTCGGGCGGCATGCGTCAACGCGTGATGATCGCGATGGCACTAGCCTGTCAGCCGAAGCTGCTGATCGCTGACGAGCCGACGACTGCGCTTGATGTGACGATTCAGGCGCAAATCCTGGAACTGATCAAGGAGCTGCAGGAGGAGGAGGGCATGTCCGTCCTCTTCATCACGCACGATATGGGCGTCGTCGCCGAGATCGCCGACCGCACGGTGGTTATGTACAACGGCCAGGTGGTCGAGGCCGCGCCGACCGAGAACATCTTCAATAGCCCCGACCACCCTTATACGCGAT comes from Mesorhizobium japonicum MAFF 303099 and encodes:
- a CDS encoding dipeptidase, whose product is MDAERIHRDAVIIDAVAPLLEKKRYVESYKAGGVTCVAPTVNAGEGSPAAALKEIGSWLHFIRSRKDLRLVQKASDIDAAKRDGHVGILFHFQGTGPFETDLNLVEAFQALGVRMVQLTYNRKDYVGDGCEEEIDGGLSRFGKALVRRLNENRVIVDCTHTGYKTTMDALSLTTRPAVFSHSNSAAVFPSKRNIQDDQAKAAAGTGGLVAVTAVPQFVVPTEGDAARPSLDDLIAHIDHFVALIGIDHVGLGLDYWWGTLPFSDLDTVISQWEQAISGGSWNPEAYPRPPHYNPPEIETPEMFLGMTEGLIRRGYKEDDVRKILGLNWLRVFRDVWGE